From the genome of Actinomycetes bacterium, one region includes:
- a CDS encoding diguanylate cyclase, which produces MSLRTRLWLVLGGLFLVPLVVGVLVVAVVVTGARGDRLSTSLDVAAQSVSAELSDDCAMVGVLARDVGYAAANGSPQEAVQSAVSGSTADYAALLGPGDEIVAQQGQLSDGLQPARLPSCSGNEGGAPVVADRVSVTGVAQVESVVVALRLDQRAMQDLRLRGGTEGEVVLLDGGDMVASSLARGTARQVAAVAAGRRGAVDADGWTLQVQSPVDGAPLTVVVAAEDTGSDSTVWLIGAILLAGALAAGLLVSVVARGLSQPFTELTEAAERVAQGDLETAIDASEEGEAGRLGSAFNVMTDELRRSLRELERSREDLRDSLERIGDALRSTHDLDGLLNVVLETATATLAARAGVVLYRSGDSMQLMAEQGLHEAGLIAPAVVVPGRGVLGRVVSRGTPVRGRIGTGDLLMPVEGEPAEGDVMAVPLVSMGVTVGVVALYDRIDRRPFDATDEDALTTLAQQASIAIDNVHLHNEAQRLSTTDPLTGLWNFRYLSMSLAREIERSTRFDRPLAVLMLDLDHFKLVNDVHGHARGDMVLRELASRVQEQIREVDTFARYGGEEFVVVLPETTVEGAAQLADRICQAVRREPFRVEGEEPLDITVSVGGAAFPEHGSSPATLMRAADRALYVAKGAGRDQWHVPGADELAR; this is translated from the coding sequence ATGAGCCTGCGCACGCGCCTCTGGCTGGTCCTCGGCGGGCTGTTCCTCGTCCCGCTCGTCGTCGGTGTCCTGGTGGTCGCCGTGGTGGTCACGGGGGCGCGCGGCGACCGGCTCTCGACCTCCCTCGACGTCGCCGCGCAGTCGGTCTCCGCCGAGCTGTCCGACGACTGCGCCATGGTCGGCGTGCTGGCGCGCGACGTCGGCTACGCAGCCGCCAACGGCTCGCCGCAGGAGGCCGTGCAGTCGGCGGTGTCGGGGTCGACCGCCGACTACGCTGCCCTGCTCGGCCCCGGCGACGAGATCGTGGCGCAGCAGGGCCAGCTCTCCGACGGGCTGCAGCCGGCCCGGCTGCCGAGCTGCTCCGGCAACGAGGGCGGCGCGCCGGTCGTGGCCGACCGGGTGTCGGTGACGGGCGTCGCGCAGGTGGAGTCGGTCGTGGTGGCGCTGCGCCTCGACCAGCGCGCCATGCAGGACCTGCGGCTGCGCGGCGGGACGGAGGGCGAGGTCGTCCTGCTCGACGGCGGCGACATGGTCGCGAGCTCCCTCGCCCGAGGGACCGCACGTCAGGTCGCCGCGGTGGCAGCCGGGCGACGGGGCGCAGTCGACGCCGACGGCTGGACGCTGCAGGTGCAGTCGCCGGTGGACGGCGCGCCCCTGACGGTCGTCGTCGCGGCCGAGGACACCGGCAGCGACTCGACGGTGTGGCTGATCGGCGCCATCCTGCTCGCCGGTGCGCTCGCGGCCGGGCTGCTCGTCAGCGTCGTCGCCCGCGGGCTGAGCCAGCCGTTCACCGAGCTGACCGAGGCGGCGGAGCGGGTCGCCCAGGGCGACCTCGAGACGGCGATCGACGCCAGCGAGGAGGGTGAGGCCGGACGTCTCGGCAGTGCTTTCAACGTGATGACCGACGAGCTGCGGCGCAGCCTGCGCGAGCTGGAGCGCAGCCGCGAGGACCTGCGCGACAGCCTGGAGCGCATCGGCGACGCGTTGCGCAGCACCCACGACCTGGACGGCCTGCTCAACGTGGTGCTCGAGACCGCGACCGCGACGCTGGCCGCCCGCGCCGGTGTCGTGCTCTACCGGTCCGGCGACTCGATGCAGCTGATGGCCGAGCAGGGTCTGCACGAGGCCGGCCTGATCGCGCCGGCGGTCGTCGTCCCGGGCCGGGGGGTGCTGGGCCGTGTCGTGTCCCGCGGCACCCCGGTGCGCGGCCGGATCGGCACCGGCGACCTGCTGATGCCGGTCGAGGGGGAGCCCGCCGAGGGCGACGTCATGGCGGTGCCGCTGGTCAGCATGGGCGTCACGGTGGGTGTCGTCGCGCTGTACGACCGCATCGACCGGCGTCCTTTCGACGCCACCGACGAGGACGCGCTCACCACCCTCGCCCAGCAGGCGAGCATCGCGATCGACAACGTGCACCTGCACAACGAGGCCCAGCGGCTCTCGACGACCGACCCGCTGACCGGGCTGTGGAACTTCCGCTACCTCTCGATGAGCCTGGCCCGCGAGATCGAGCGGTCCACCCGCTTCGACCGGCCACTCGCCGTGCTGATGCTCGACCTCGACCACTTCAAGCTGGTCAACGACGTCCACGGGCACGCCCGCGGCGACATGGTGCTGCGCGAGCTGGCCAGCCGGGTGCAGGAGCAGATCCGCGAGGTGGACACCTTCGCGCGCTACGGCGGGGAGGAGTTCGTCGTGGTCCTGCCGGAGACGACCGTCGAGGGAGCGGCGCAGCTGGCCGACCGGATCTGCCAGGCGGTGCGCCGGGAGCCGTTCCGGGTCGAGGGCGAGGAGCCGCTCGACATCACCGTCTCTGTGGGGGGCGCCGCCTTCCCCGAGCACGGCTCCAGCCCGGCCACCCTGATGCGTGCGGCGGACCGCGCGCTGTACGTCGCCAAGGGCGCCGGCCGCGACCAGTGGCACGTGCCCGGGGCGGACGAGCTCGCCCGTTAG
- a CDS encoding 5-formyltetrahydrofolate cyclo-ligase yields the protein METVGEAKARLRARVLAARRAASSGQRASAAEQLTRSVLDLPVVGAARCAAAYVSFGTEPSTAELLRVMRSRGLRLLVPVLREDLDLDWAIYDEPHLMSQGTRGLLEPTGPRLGVDAVAEADVVVVPALAVGRDGHRLGRGGGSYDRALARVAAPAVALLYSGELLADVPAQGHDRRVDVAVLPDGVHHLPEAVGG from the coding sequence GTGGAGACCGTGGGGGAGGCCAAGGCCCGGCTGCGCGCGCGCGTGCTCGCCGCCCGCCGCGCCGCCTCCTCGGGGCAGCGGGCGTCGGCCGCCGAGCAGCTCACCCGTTCCGTGCTGGACCTCCCGGTCGTCGGGGCCGCGCGCTGCGCCGCCGCATATGTCTCCTTCGGCACGGAACCGTCGACCGCTGAGCTGTTGCGGGTCATGAGATCGCGCGGACTGCGTCTCCTCGTGCCGGTGCTGCGTGAGGACCTCGACCTCGACTGGGCAATCTACGACGAACCGCACCTGATGTCGCAAGGCACGCGGGGCCTTCTGGAGCCCACGGGCCCGCGCCTCGGCGTCGACGCGGTGGCCGAGGCAGACGTCGTGGTCGTCCCCGCGCTGGCCGTCGGCCGCGACGGGCACCGGCTCGGCCGGGGCGGCGGCTCCTACGACCGGGCCTTGGCCAGGGTGGCCGCCCCGGCGGTGGCCCTGCTCTACTCCGGTGAGCTCCTGGCGGACGTACCCGCGCAAGGCCATGACCGCCGCGTCGACGTCGCCGTCCTCCCGGACGGCGTGCACCACCTGCCCGAGGCGGTGGGCGGATGA
- a CDS encoding potassium/proton antiporter — MSTDELDLLLLLGSVVLLVAIAAVRLAVGSGLPTLLLYLGLGLVLGEDALGVDFDDEQLARSLAYAALVLILAEGGLTTSWHSIRPTLPAAASLAVVGTGISVAVVGGAANVLLDLGWRDALLVGAVLSPTDSAAVFSVLRRVPLPPRLGGLLEAESGFNDAPVIILVVALAGSEALTWWELLGLIGYELALGGVLGLAVGFAGAWGVRRIALPSSGLYPLAVLALCVTAYGAAAVVHASGFLAVYVAALVLGNARLPHRPATRGFVEGVGWLAQIGLFVMLGLLATPRELGGSILPALGVGLVLLVLARPVSVAVSLAPFGRRPVGEEDPRDDDAPPSDGWWRLPTTWNERALLSWAGLRGAVPVVLATVPADDDVFNLVFVLVIAFTLVQAPTLPWVARRLGLVASGEAQPLDIESSPLTRLDADLLQVSVQDGSRLVGVEVFELNLPEGAAVTLVIREGRAFVPRESTPLRAGDDVILVTTEQVRSTVERRLRAVSRHGRLAGWHHPARRPRRRP; from the coding sequence ATGAGCACCGACGAGCTCGACCTCCTGCTCCTGCTGGGGTCGGTCGTCCTGCTCGTCGCGATCGCCGCGGTCCGCCTCGCCGTCGGCAGCGGGCTGCCGACACTGCTGCTCTACCTGGGGCTGGGCCTGGTGCTCGGCGAGGACGCGCTGGGCGTGGACTTCGACGACGAGCAGCTGGCCCGGTCCCTCGCCTACGCCGCGCTGGTGCTCATCCTCGCCGAAGGTGGGCTGACCACGTCGTGGCACAGCATCCGGCCCACGTTGCCGGCCGCCGCGTCGCTGGCCGTGGTGGGCACCGGGATCTCGGTGGCGGTCGTCGGCGGCGCCGCCAACGTGCTGCTCGACCTGGGATGGCGCGACGCCCTCCTGGTCGGCGCGGTGCTCTCCCCGACCGACTCGGCCGCCGTCTTCTCGGTGCTGCGCCGGGTGCCGCTGCCGCCGCGGCTGGGCGGGCTGCTCGAGGCGGAGTCCGGCTTCAACGACGCGCCGGTCATCATCCTGGTCGTCGCGCTGGCCGGGTCGGAGGCGCTGACCTGGTGGGAGCTGCTCGGTCTGATCGGCTACGAGCTGGCGCTGGGCGGGGTGCTCGGCCTCGCGGTCGGCTTCGCCGGGGCGTGGGGGGTGCGCCGGATCGCGCTGCCGTCGTCCGGCCTCTACCCGTTGGCGGTGCTCGCGCTGTGCGTGACCGCCTACGGCGCGGCGGCCGTCGTGCACGCGAGCGGCTTCCTCGCGGTGTACGTCGCCGCACTCGTCCTGGGCAACGCCCGGCTCCCTCACCGGCCGGCCACCCGCGGCTTCGTCGAGGGCGTCGGCTGGCTCGCGCAGATCGGGCTGTTCGTCATGCTCGGCCTGCTGGCGACCCCGCGGGAGCTCGGCGGGTCGATCCTGCCCGCCCTGGGCGTCGGGCTGGTGCTGCTCGTGCTCGCCCGCCCGGTGTCGGTGGCCGTCTCGCTCGCGCCGTTCGGCCGCCGCCCGGTCGGCGAGGAGGACCCGCGCGACGACGACGCGCCGCCGTCGGATGGGTGGTGGCGGCTGCCGACGACGTGGAACGAGCGCGCCCTGCTCTCGTGGGCGGGTCTGCGCGGTGCGGTGCCGGTCGTGCTCGCGACCGTGCCGGCCGACGACGACGTCTTCAACCTGGTCTTCGTGCTGGTCATCGCGTTCACGCTGGTGCAGGCGCCGACCCTCCCGTGGGTGGCCCGCAGGCTCGGCCTGGTGGCGAGCGGCGAGGCGCAGCCGCTGGACATCGAGTCGTCACCGCTGACCCGGCTGGACGCCGACCTGCTCCAGGTCAGCGTCCAGGACGGGTCCCGGCTGGTCGGCGTCGAGGTCTTCGAGCTCAACCTGCCGGAGGGCGCGGCAGTCACGCTGGTGATCCGCGAGGGACGGGCGTTCGTGCCGCGCGAGTCGACGCCGCTGCGGGCCGGTGACGACGTGATCCTGGTGACCACCGAGCAGGTGCGCAGCACGGTCGAGCGGCGGCTGCGCGCGGTGTCGCGGCACGGCCGGCTGGCCGGGTGGCACCACCCGGCCCGCCGGCCGCGCCGCCGTCCGTAA
- the secD gene encoding protein translocase subunit SecD, with protein MSAPVVRAIVALGILAGSLYFTLTTPARLGLDLRGGTQIVLETQDSPTVKAGKESTDRAVEVLRRRVDALGVSEPSLTRSGDRRIIVELPGVQDPREAAEVIGRTAQLTFHPVLGVPEPTAAPSADGATPSPSPSPTPSAAADGDRVFDDEDGQPIRLGPPGLTGDGVDGAEAAIDSLGGGGWYVTVDFRGSGQDAWEQLTGDAACQQPGDPRRRVAIVLDDQVISSPQVDPSVPCDVGITGGSTQITGQFTTDEAKDLAVLIRGGALPVPVEVIEQRTVGPTLGAAAIDASAKAAVIGVALTGLFIIVVYRLLGGLATVALAGYALISYAALVALGATLTLPGLAGFVLAIGMAIDANVLVFERAREEYAAAPKKGLRAALSTGFAKAWTAILDSNVTTLLAAGLLFFLASGPVRGFGVTLSIGVLASMLSALVVTRVLAEWAVARRWVTTRPEISGMASVGRVRSWLTEHEPDLMKHGRKLLAGSAVVLVLAGAGIFWRGLDLGVEFTGGRLVEYSTTAPLSVDAAREAVADAGFPRAVVQESGEDNISVRTGELTNDDVVEIQRALGDASGGEVTKERDELIGPSLGDELRDKALIALAVALGAQLLYLAFRFRWTLGASAVAAMAHDVILLVGVFAWLGKPIDGVFLAALLTVIGYSVNDSVVVFDRVRELWAVGRKNGFARTVNTAVLQTVPRTVNTGLGAVFILTALAVLGGDSLTDFALALLIGIGVGTYSSMFTASPLAIELERRSPSPPPAQKPTPSQRRVQRDSSGAVV; from the coding sequence GTGTCCGCACCCGTCGTCCGCGCCATCGTGGCGCTCGGGATCCTCGCCGGGTCCCTCTACTTCACGCTCACCACGCCAGCGCGGCTCGGTCTCGACCTGCGCGGCGGCACCCAGATCGTGCTCGAGACCCAGGACTCGCCGACCGTCAAGGCCGGCAAGGAGTCCACCGACCGGGCCGTCGAGGTGCTGCGCCGACGCGTCGACGCGCTCGGCGTCTCGGAGCCCAGCCTGACCCGCTCCGGCGACCGGCGGATCATCGTCGAGCTGCCCGGCGTGCAGGACCCGCGCGAGGCCGCCGAGGTCATCGGCCGGACGGCGCAGCTCACCTTCCACCCGGTGCTCGGCGTCCCCGAGCCGACCGCCGCGCCGTCGGCCGACGGGGCCACTCCCTCGCCCTCCCCGTCGCCGACCCCCTCCGCAGCTGCCGACGGCGACCGCGTCTTCGACGACGAGGACGGCCAGCCGATCCGGCTCGGACCCCCGGGGCTGACCGGTGACGGCGTCGACGGCGCCGAGGCAGCGATCGACTCGCTGGGCGGCGGCGGGTGGTACGTCACCGTGGACTTCCGCGGCTCCGGCCAGGACGCGTGGGAGCAGCTGACGGGTGACGCGGCCTGCCAGCAGCCCGGCGACCCGCGCCGGCGGGTGGCGATCGTGCTCGACGACCAGGTGATCTCGTCGCCCCAGGTCGACCCGAGCGTCCCGTGCGACGTCGGCATCACCGGCGGCTCGACCCAGATCACCGGGCAGTTCACCACCGACGAGGCCAAGGACCTCGCGGTCCTCATCCGCGGCGGCGCGCTCCCGGTGCCGGTCGAGGTGATCGAGCAGCGGACCGTCGGCCCGACACTCGGTGCCGCCGCCATCGACGCCAGTGCCAAGGCGGCCGTCATCGGCGTCGCGCTGACCGGCCTGTTCATCATCGTGGTCTATCGGCTGCTCGGGGGGCTGGCGACGGTCGCGCTCGCCGGCTACGCCCTGATCTCGTACGCCGCACTGGTCGCACTGGGAGCGACCCTGACGCTGCCCGGCCTGGCCGGCTTCGTGCTGGCGATCGGCATGGCGATCGACGCCAACGTGCTGGTCTTCGAACGAGCCCGGGAGGAGTACGCCGCCGCACCGAAGAAGGGGCTCCGGGCCGCGCTGTCCACCGGCTTCGCGAAGGCGTGGACGGCGATCCTCGACTCCAACGTCACGACGCTGCTTGCCGCGGGGCTGCTGTTCTTCCTGGCGTCCGGGCCGGTGCGCGGCTTCGGCGTGACCCTGTCGATCGGCGTGCTCGCGTCGATGCTCTCGGCGCTGGTCGTCACCCGGGTGCTCGCGGAGTGGGCGGTCGCCCGGCGCTGGGTCACCACCCGCCCGGAGATCAGCGGCATGGCGTCCGTCGGCCGGGTGCGCAGCTGGCTCACGGAGCACGAGCCGGACCTGATGAAGCACGGCCGCAAGCTGCTGGCCGGGTCGGCCGTCGTCCTCGTCCTGGCCGGCGCCGGGATCTTCTGGCGCGGGCTCGACCTCGGGGTGGAGTTCACCGGTGGACGGCTGGTGGAGTACTCGACCACTGCGCCGCTGTCCGTCGACGCCGCCCGGGAGGCGGTGGCGGACGCGGGCTTCCCGCGCGCCGTGGTGCAGGAGAGCGGTGAGGACAACATCTCGGTGCGCACCGGGGAGCTCACCAACGACGACGTGGTCGAGATCCAGCGGGCGCTCGGCGACGCGTCCGGCGGCGAGGTGACCAAGGAGCGCGACGAGCTCATCGGGCCGAGCCTCGGTGACGAGCTGCGCGACAAGGCGCTGATCGCCCTCGCGGTCGCGCTCGGTGCGCAGCTGCTCTACCTGGCGTTCCGCTTCCGGTGGACATTGGGGGCCTCCGCCGTCGCCGCGATGGCGCACGACGTGATCCTGCTGGTCGGCGTCTTCGCCTGGCTGGGAAAGCCGATCGACGGTGTCTTCCTGGCGGCGCTGCTCACGGTCATCGGCTACTCGGTCAACGACTCGGTCGTCGTCTTCGACCGGGTGCGTGAGCTGTGGGCCGTCGGGCGGAAGAACGGCTTCGCCCGCACCGTCAACACCGCCGTGCTGCAGACGGTTCCGCGCACGGTCAACACGGGGCTCGGCGCGGTCTTCATCCTGACCGCGCTCGCCGTGCTCGGCGGCGACTCGCTGACCGACTTCGCCCTGGCGCTGCTGATCGGCATCGGCGTCGGGACCTACTCCTCGATGTTCACGGCGTCGCCGCTGGCCATCGAGCTGGAGCGGCGCAGCCCGTCGCCGCCGCCGGCGCAGAAGCCCACGCCGTCGCAGCGGCGCGTGCAGCGGGATAGCAGCGGCGCGGTGGTCTGA
- a CDS encoding DUF4396 domain-containing protein produces the protein MTTSAHHGTSGPALTRAAVSATLHCLTGCAIGEVLGMVIGTALGWGNLPTVALAVGLAFVFGYAFTVGPVLRSGLTFGAAVKVALAADTVSILVMEVVDNAVVLTVPGAMEAGLDSALFWASLAFSLAVAFVVTVPVNRAMIARGRGHAVVHGMH, from the coding sequence GTGACCACCTCGGCCCACCACGGGACCTCCGGGCCCGCCCTTACCCGCGCCGCGGTGTCGGCCACGCTGCACTGCCTCACCGGCTGTGCCATCGGTGAGGTGCTGGGGATGGTCATCGGGACGGCGCTCGGCTGGGGGAACTTGCCGACCGTCGCACTGGCAGTCGGGCTGGCCTTCGTCTTCGGCTACGCGTTCACCGTCGGCCCGGTGCTGCGGAGCGGACTGACGTTCGGGGCCGCCGTGAAAGTCGCCCTGGCGGCCGACACCGTCTCGATCCTGGTGATGGAGGTCGTCGACAACGCGGTGGTGCTCACCGTCCCGGGCGCCATGGAGGCCGGCCTCGACAGCGCACTCTTCTGGGCAAGCCTGGCGTTCTCGCTCGCGGTGGCCTTCGTGGTCACCGTGCCGGTCAACCGGGCGATGATCGCCCGGGGCCGCGGCCACGCGGTGGTCCACGGCATGCACTAG